AAGCCTTCCTGAAGCGTTTCCGGGCCTTCTTCGGAGACCGGACGCTTGGCGAGATTACCCCCAAGCTGATCGTGGAATACAAAAGTCGACGATACGCCACTGGGGTGAAACCGGCCTCGATCAATCGGGAGCTGACCTGTCTCAGAAAGGCCTTCAGCCTGGCGAAGCGAGAGTGGGAATGGTGCCGAGACAATCCCGTCAGTCGCGTGTCTCTGGAAAAGGGCGCGACGAAACGAGATCGGTGGCTGATGGAGGATGAGGAGGCGCGCTTGCTGGATGCCTGTCCGTTGTGGCTACGCGAGCTCGTGGTGTTCGCGCTGCATAGCGGGATGCGGTTGGGCGAGATCTTGTCACTGACCTGGAACGGCGTGGATCTGTTTCGGAAAACTGCGACCGTGTTTGAGTCCAAAAACGGGGAGCGGCGGACAGTGCCATTAAATCAGACAGTCATGGCGCTCCTGACG
This genomic interval from Fimbriimonadaceae bacterium contains the following:
- a CDS encoding site-specific integrase; its protein translation is MAKVKVQLIEGQYFDRAEEQSRTFAELMDRFEREHLVKLASRQTGQAFLKRFRAFFGDRTLGEITPKLIVEYKSRRYATGVKPASINRELTCLRKAFSLAKREWEWCRDNPVSRVSLEKGATKRDRWLMEDEEARLLDACPLWLRELVVFALHSGMRLGEILSLTWNGVDLFRKTATVFESKNGERRTVPLNQTVMALLTEKAKVRHIKTALVFPSLAGTRLDPNHLRRALRPAMAKAGVVNCHFHDLRHTFATRLVQAGVDLYKVQRLLGHKSPLMTQRYAHHYPESLRDGVEI